A stretch of Rhea pennata isolate bPtePen1 unplaced genomic scaffold, bPtePen1.pri scaffold_32, whole genome shotgun sequence DNA encodes these proteins:
- the LOC134154532 gene encoding olfactory receptor 14A16-like, producing RYLAICKPLYYGTIMDSRACVRMAAAEWASGFLNALLHTGNTFSLLLCQRNRVDQFFCEISQILKLSCSDSYFRGVGFLGISGCLVFGCFVFIVLSYVQIFTAVLRIPSEQGRHKAFSMCLPHLAVVSLFVSTVMFAYLKPPSISSPVLDLVLAVLYSVVPP from the coding sequence cgctaccttgccatctgcaaaccccTGTACTATGGCACaatcatggacagcagagcttgtgtcagaatggcagcTGCTGAATGGGCCAGTGGGTTTctcaatgctctcctgcacactgggAACACATTTTCACTACTGCTCTGCCAACGCAACAgagtggaccagttcttctgtgaaatttcccagatcctcaagctctcctgctctgactcCTACTTCAGGGGAGTTGGGTTTCTTGGGATTAGCGGCTGTTTAGTGTTTGGATGTTTcgttttcattgtgctgtcctacgtgcagatcttcactgctgtgctgaggatcccctctgagcagggccggcaCAAAGCCTTCTCCATGTGCCTCCCGCACCTGGCCGTGGTCTCTCTGTTTGTCAGTACTGTCAtgtttgcctacctgaagccacCTTCTATCTCCTCCCCAGTTCTGGATCTGGTactggctgttctgtactcagtggtgcctcca